Genomic window (Argopecten irradians isolate NY chromosome 2, Ai_NY, whole genome shotgun sequence):
CACTTCCTGTTATTTTGTAACTCTCCTGATGGCATTCATACTCCTATAATTGCTAACTGAATTTGTCGCCgtccagttggcatttataCTTCCATAATTGCTCATTTAAtgcagttcaatgcttaaatagaTTGCAAATGATTCTTATATCTTCTTTCAACGTCTACATCAGAATGTTTCCTCTTATAGATAATATGTAATAAGGAAACACTCATCCTCTTCTGAGATAATTCTCCTATCAATGTAATGTCCTGTTCCGATAACAGTTTATAAGATGTCGATACAAGGACATAAGTTATTAAATACTAAAAGTCATAAACCGCTGTATTGAAACGTCACGATCCTTCTCCCTTGACGTCTTTTTGTATGTCGCTTGTAAAAATTCGTTTGATAAGGAAGAAAggaattattttcaaacattaatAAGATAATACATAAAGAATCAAGCAACAAAAACATGTATGAAACGACTGTATGTGATTTGTTTCTCTATCAAACACGACTGTAGCAAAATGTTTTGCTTCAATATGCAATAGATTTACGGCTTCGATTGGACAGCTAATATATGGTCAGAGATTTAAATTATGTGCCTTCATTATTGTGTGTGGAATGGCTAGAACGTATCACAACGAAAcgttgatataaatttaaatgtttcaaaacaCTACATGTGAAACTGTAAAACTCACCAATCACAATTGATATTCACAATTCGATTATTTCGAAGGTTATGTGAAGTTCATCAATTGAAATGATATCATCTTCTTCATTAACAATATAACTAAGCTTTATAAGAAAATGTAAACTGATATATGCAAATCATTACCATAACAGTGAAGTGGAATATATATGGTACACCTTACAGATTtagacaaatgaaaaaaaaatctataaacgACTTTAAATGGCATCCTTCAAATAAATTGTTCAATTTTAGCCTTCAGCTTTACCGCTGTTTAAGTGTTTTCATTGCAATTACATTTCAAAAGAGTTATTTCATCTTAAGCTGTATATATTTCTACTTACCAATTTGGTCTTGGGAGCTCATCTTCAACAGAATATGCGGTAGTTAGCACAGTTCTCCAGTGGTAATTTACTGCTTTAAGTCTTTATATATTGTACCAGATAACCGTTATCGTTAAAGTAGCATACACCGTTAAATTTTGTCGAAAATGACCGTTATCATTAAAGAGGCGTAcaccaggtttttttttaatattggcCGTTATCATTAAAGAGGCAAACACCAGGAAATGTTGTCGTAATTGTAAGATAGTGTTAGTATTGAAACGATAAAACACATTGATCCAGTTTTACTTTATGTGCACCTTACTCAGACGTTAACTTAGTATAATAATGCATTCACTTTTTAAGGCGTTTTATCCTCATTTCATGCTGAAAGAAAGGGAAAACCGAGTAAGATGATTTACgatgttatgtacatgtatttaaaacgAGTATCGATAAATAGAATATGAACAAACATTCGTCAGAAAATTTATTGAATTACAACTGTTTCAAGTAGTTTGACAGCAGCTGGGTAGTAGAAAATGTCATGCCTTCATACAACATGCTGACGGATCAAGTGGGTTATAAATCCCACGCAGGAGACGTGGGAACGAGAGAAAGCGATGTTTCGCGAGAGTTTAGTCACCGTTTGTGATGGACACACTAAGGCCACCTTCACTTGGGTTGATATCACTGCTTCCGGATTCGTCGGAATTTGTTGATTGATCATCATAATTCTGTGAGGTTGTTGCTTCCCCGTCAGAGTTCTGTGAAGTTGCTGTTTCCCCGTCAGAGTTCTGTGAAGTTGTTGTTTCTCCGTCAGACCCATTATTACATCCAGAAGAATCCGTTGTAATCTCTTctacaatataattatttcagaTACTATTATGTTTCCTCCCAGATCATACTGTtcatatatgtacaatacatgCCTTAACGTTTATCTGGTACCGATTTGGTAACGATTCCTTAACTACTTATTCTTTGAAGACGTGGAGAGACATCTAGTTCATCtagacaaaataaaacaaatatcttaTCCTTTCTACTGAAAAGCACtacaagaaaatgaaaataccaTTATCAACAATCAAAGCCTGGTAacatataataatacataatcATTCATGTTCgcaaattttctttataaacGGATGTGCATCTCAAGCAATCTACATTTGGTGAGTTTATCATGTTACGAATGTATTGTAACGATTGTAACATTCGAATATCAAGATAATGTTTATCAACATAGTCAAATCGCATTACGTCATAGCCTTTTTGCGAGATAACTAATGTACAACAtcatatgtattataaatacaaacGAAATTTCGGAAAAATAGACATCTTCATTAAAACACATACCTTTGTCTCCCAGTTAAAGTGGTTACTATCTAAAATAGTACAGGTTCACAGCCACCGGGCTCCTAAGGGACTAAGACCCTATTAGGGAAAATTCAGCTCTCATAAAAAACCGACAGGATCAAGGAATTCAAATACTTGAGACATGCACCCGCGAGAATCACAAGCAAGGAACAGAAATGAAGAGAACTacgaatatatatacatgtatcaatagaAGTAATAACACATAAAACAAGGCTAAGACTATTCCTATAAACAAAGTGAAAAAGTCCGAAAGGATACCTATGCTTGAACACCATTTGGTAAAAAATACAAAGGAGCGAAAGTTTTGATTTGGTTAATTGTTTAAAACGAAAATACACATTACTTGGTTTCTATCCTTAGACGGCTACTATGAAGCGTCATCAATATTGCGAGTcttgtcatcaacattgtggGTTGAGTTATGTCATcaatattgtgaattatgtCATCAATACTGTGAGTTATATCAATATCGGTGGTTTTGTAAGAGTGTAAAATTCTACGttgacatgtacatatgtatgaatCACATAAACACATGATTCAGTGCATCAATTTGGAATGGTATTAATTCTGTTCCACGCTGAAATGTCAACACAGCAAAAATAGACTATTGTCGGTTTTACCCATCAACTGCTTACTTGACAGTATCATCTCGTcgctttttaaaaaataaaaactcgTAACTATTTATTGCAATTGATAATAGAGAAGACAAACTACTCAGAGATTGTGAGAATAACTAATTAATATGAAGAAGATATAGAGTGAAAGCTTGGCTCGAGCTTAAGTATAAATCATGTATATCAACGAATCAAAATTAAAGATCATACATATAGTCAATATCACAGTAAATCGTTGAATTTCATatcaaagttatctcccttcttttgttttaataaaaccaaatttgtAAAATGCATTAGCCACGTAAGACAGCATAATACTATTTTATTCGGCGATAGCATGAAATTGAATATTGGATTAtctatacagtaaataaaacaatattcaaaAGCATAGTTATAAAAAGTAGGAATGCGGACATGCTGAGATTATATTTTAGCCATATTAAATTTAAATGCAAGCAAGAATATGGAAAATACAAATAGCCATCACCACAAGCGCATGCACGTAAATGTGTGTACGTTTTACGTTTAAAATGAAACAACAAACGACTAATATAGTAAGTACTAAATATCAGACAAAACGAAAATGATCAGAAGGACATAATATGGTATATGAAGTTGCATATTGGTTGGAAGAAAATATATGGTCAATGAAGGAAACTACTACAGCTGTAGGACAGGGTCAGATTGAAGAATTTattctgtaattttttttctgacgGACCCGACCTCACATACCTGTGGTAGGTGTTGGTTTTGTTGTCGTCGTTGGGGGAAGAtctgaaaaagaaaacacaaagtAATTGATTAACGAAAATTACGGctttcaacaaaattaatagTGATATTACACTTATTTTGTTCCATTGGTTTGGTTTTAGAACTGAACTCCATACTTTAAAGATGTCGAGAGTAATTTTTCGTCACGTTTAAAGTTTAAAGTCCACATTTGCAACCATTCAATGACTTTTTGACGATGTATGATTTGAATCAGAATGCCTGtgaatatgtttattttcaaatttacaaaatagCATTCCAAAAGACAACTAACACAATACATCAATGTTTTTCGACTTGTCATAGTACTATTAGAATATCAAAAGTAATAATGGAAGGCAGCCGAATAGATATTGAATGAGAATGCCTAACTATGGTTAGCCTGTGGAATAATGAAGACAAAGCCGATTAATCAATTAAAGTTTTAATCTCAATTAAACTGAATGTCAAACaacattaaaacctatgcaaTGTCTGGATAGTATATTTTGAGTGTCAAAATGAAAACTTACTAGCTTTGTATGACAATACAAATCCTCCATATGCGTCGGATCCGTCACTGGTAAAATCTAGTTGTATCTCATTAGTTGACATCGGATGTGTCTCGGAAACCCACACACCACGTCTACACACTAGAAATTCGGGGGTATCCTTCTGTCCAGCTACACGTAGAAAATGTATATGTGGTAATATTGATCACAAAGTTCAAATGTTCcaagtaaaacataattaaagataaatattaaacatatgtacatatatatggaaCAATATAGCTAGTCACTTGCTCATCCTTGCGAATTTTCAATGGACTGCTACTATTCAAAGctcaaatattccaaaatcaaacatatgataCAAGATAAATACTTTACTTTTATTGTAACTGTTGACTTTTGAGACTTAAAAGTACAtttgtgtacaggtaaaaacAGTCATTTATCCCctctaaataaatgaaattaaaaaattgcACAATTAGCTATTCGTGTCTTTGAAAAAGAATGCAACTGCATCTTCATGGAAGAATATCCTAGGAGTTTAACATCCATTGCTGGTATACTCACGTCGATAGACGACTAGGCCATCATAATTACAAATCGTCGATGAATCGCCTTCTTCTATATCAATCATGTGAAAGGTCAGCTCTAACGTAGCTGACTCTGGAGACGTGATAGACCAACTGCATTTCTTCGACCTAGGGGtgatcatataattcataaacgtacgggttggttttttttttttttttttttttgtaagacCTCTTTCAAGAATTCTGTATACGGTTGTTTCAAGCGCCAACTACGGcaattataacattaacttGCCAGCAATATCACGGTAAGAAATAGCTAATAAACTGTCATTAGCGACAGCAATTGTTGTGAACAGAATAGATCATGCATTACTGCGTTAAAGATGAGTTTTTTCTAATCACAATCAAATGTTGACAAGACAGCAATTAGTGTTCACCACAGCTGAAGACACTTTCAAAACATAtgttaataatattattatacctcatgtttataacagtgtctgtgattagttgaaagggacaattcagtctaagagaattTTGTCTaagaatttgtacatatatcggaaaccAAACCCATTTCTAATGGAAATAAGATCAGTCGgatttactgtgatatgccagaaaagtccATGGTgatgaaatgcgtgtgaaatgttcaaactcgcccgctgtccgccattacataTTGTGGTCGAACGTCTTGTATGCCAAACTCtatcccttgctcgtagagtaatgctacttttgtccaGAACTACTacaatcgctctgacagtagtgtgtttaccttattaggtgaattgtcttgcctcaaaatcattttatcacctcctcagtggttatgttgttcatttgtttaacgtgcgtgactttggctcgggtatgggaaagtgtcatcctcgatactccaggggttccgatcacttacgatctctacacccctggactatctcgtagtgaaattgaaggcagctcagcggaaaagatttgaccaatca
Coding sequences:
- the LOC138314248 gene encoding procollagen C-endopeptidase enhancer 2-like isoform X3, with amino-acid sequence MKIHGICLFVLSGVLLGEAQDTCGDFVKTLDDFTVQRYFLESDTGFENDLSCSWTLKAANSGSRIAYQLTDINLGSDDYINAYAGTSDFDTNVVSNHSGIGSSINVQSVNSPNIHVTLQTGSVKQTTRQSFDGYYMAGSDQSGTVSCVNQTLVATAVPQFLTSPGFPDNYPTSKKCSWSITSPESATLELTFHMIDIEEGDSSTICNYDGLVVYRPGQKDTPEFLVCRRGVWVSETHPMSTNEIQLDFTSDGSDAYGGFVLSYKANLPPTTTTKPTPTTEEITTDSSGCNNGSDGETTTSQNSDGETATSQNSDGEATTSQNYDDQSTNSDESGSSDINPSEGGLSVSITNDELPRPNW
- the LOC138314248 gene encoding procollagen C-endopeptidase enhancer 2-like isoform X4; translated protein: MKIHGICLFVLSGVLLGEAQDTCGDFVKTLDDFTVQRYFLESDTGFENDLSCSWTLKAANSGSRIAYQLTDINLGSDDYINAYAGTSDFDTNVVSNHSGIGSSINVQSVNSPNIHVTLQTGSVKQTTRQSFDGYYMAGSDQSGTVSCVNQTLVATAVPQFLTSPGFPDNYPTSKKCSWSITSPESATLELTFHMIDIEEGDSSTICNYDGLVVYRPGQKDTPEFLVCRRGVWVSETHPMSTNEIQLDFTSDGSDAYGGFVLSYKANLPPTTTTKPTPTTEEITTDSSGCNNGSDGETTTSQNSDGETATSQNSDGEATTSQNYDDQSTNSDESGSSDINPSEGGLSVSITNGD